One Mastacembelus armatus chromosome 10, fMasArm1.2, whole genome shotgun sequence DNA window includes the following coding sequences:
- the trim105 gene encoding tripartite motif containing 105: protein MATAPTATSTKGSLREDLTCAICCDLFREPVMLACMHHFCKTCISRYWRGTQGPVTCPQCRKEFRCRQFQTNYLVSAMVEKVRVTTSDAYIQNLEKQLEETLENHRLRREDHMNNIHRDEDKMDTIKRAGADLQAHIRGEFRALHQILLDEETYMLDHIRREQEEELEKVLRHLESVKAAVRELEENMSVLQQASVATENRVLTEFPQLRPLMLVDVAPEFDVNAFSSKYMAPLQYITWRKMFKSLKPGPSPLTFDVDSAHPSISISRDKTMAVESEHAIPYTENNKRFLQCVNVLAEQGFQSGQHYWEVEVGSKPKWDLGVASKAVDRCSRIKLSPENGYWTLRLRNRNEYSAGTQPWTRLQLRSSPRRLGVFLDCEGRRVSFYDADDMSLLYSFTNGPRGKVYPFFSPCISGSSQKPQPFKLLHYPPVTLSG, encoded by the exons ATGGCCACTGCTCCCACGGCTACATCCACCAAAGGCAGCCTGAGAGAGGACCTGACATGTGCCATCTGCTGCGACTTGTTCCGGGAGCCTGTCATGTTGGCCTGCATGCACCACTTTTGCAAAACATGTATCTCCAGGTACTGGAGAGGAACACAGGGGCCTGTGACGTGCCCGCAGTGCCGAAAGGAGTTCAGGTGCAGGCAGTTTCAAACCAACTACCTGGTCTCAGCGATGGTGGAGAAGGTCAGGGTCACTACGTCAGACGCTTACATCCAGAACCTGGAG AAACAACTGGAGGAGACTTTGGAGAACCATCGCCTGAGGAGGGAGGACCACATGAACAATATTCACAGAGATGAAGACAAGATGGATACCATAAAG AGAGCTGGAGCAGATCTCCAGGCTCATATCAGAGGAGAATTCAGAGCTCTCCATCAGATCCTGCTTGATGAGGAGACCTATATGCTGGATCATATaaggagagagcaggaggaggagttgGAGAAAGTCCTGCGCCACCTGGAGTCTGTGAAGGCAGCCGTGAGGGAGCTTGAGGAGAATATGAGTGTGCTCCAGCAGGCCAGTGTTGCCACTGAGAACAGAGTGCTGACAGAG TTCCCACAGCTAAg aCCACTTATGCTGGTGGATGTTGCCCCAGAGTTTGATGTAAATGCTTTCAGCAGCAAATACATGGCCCCATTGCAGTATATCACATGGAGAAAGATGTTTAAGTCTTTGAAACCAG GTCCTTCTCCATTAACGTTTGATGTCGACTCAGCACACCCGAGCATTAGCATCTCCAGAGACAAAACCATGGCGGTTGAAAGTGAACATGCGATACCatatacagaaaacaacaaGCGTTTTCTCCAATGTGTTAACGTTCTGGCTGAGCAGGGCTTCCAGTCAGGCCAACACTACTGGGAGGTAGAAGTGGGCTCCAAACCCAAGTGGGATCTGGGTGTAGCCTCCAAGGCTGTAGATCGGTGCTCACGGATCAAGCTGAGCCCCGAAAACGGCTACTGGACGTTACGGCTACGCAACAGGAATGAGTACTCGGCCGGCACCCAGCCCTGGACGAGGCTGCAGCTCCGCTCCTCCCCTCGGAGGCTGGGGGTTTTCTTAGACTGCGAGGGGAGGAGGGTGTCCTTCTATGACGCAGATGATATGAGTTTGCTCTACTCGTTCACCAATGGGCCGAGGGGCAAGGTGTACCCGTTTTTCAGCCCGTGCATTAGTGGCAGCAGTCAGAAACCTCAGCCCTTTAAACTTCTCCACTATCCTCCTGTCACTCTGTCTGGCTAA